CTCTTTCATGGCCGCGGCGGTACCGTTGGACGCGGTGGTGGCCGCGCGAATCAGGCCATCATGGCGATGCCGTGGGCCAGCCAAAGTGGGCGCATCCGCTTTACAGAACAAGGCGAAGTGATTTCTTTCCGCTATGCCCTGCCCGATATTGCGCACCGGCACCTCGAACAAATTGTAAATGCGATGCTCGTTGCATCCAACAAACCGGTCAACCTCGTTGAACACACCGGCACAACCGATGCTGAAGGCGCCCTCATGGAACGGGTTGCAAAACGCTCCATGAAGGCCTACCGTACTTTGATTGAGAATCCGGATTTATGGACGTGGTACACACAGATAACCCCTATCGCGCACATCAGCCGGCTTCCTATTGCCTCTCGACCCGTTTCCCGAAAGTCCGCAGATGAGGTTGATTTTGATTCATTACGCGCCATTCCCTGGGGATTTGCCTGGACGCAAACCCGCTATATGATTCCTGGCTGGTATGGCATCGGCGTCGGCATGCATGAAGCCCTTGAAGCAGATCCTGAGAATCTTGCCCTATTCCAGGAAGCTTTCAAAAACTGGGAGTTCTTTCGCTCGGTATTGCGCAATGCGCAGCTCGAAATGGCCCGTGCACGCTTTGAGATCTCAACCCACTACAACCGGCTCGCCGACAAAGGGAACGATGCCAGCTTCCACAACTTCATCATGAAGGACTTCAACAACGCAAAAGATGCGATTTTGCGTATAACAGGACAGGAAGAGATCCTGGAATACAGTCCTGTTATTCAGAAATCTATTGCGCTGCGCAATCCGTATACAGACGTGCTCAACCTGCTTCAAATCGAGCTTCTCGAGCGATACCGCAACGCAGATGAGGAAAGCAAAAAGCTGTTACACAGGTCCCTTTTCCTGAGTATCAACGGCGTAGCGGCTGCCATGCAGAGCACAGGCTAATACGGCGTTCTTCTCATTTGGAGATATACGGGGGGCTAGTATACGCCCATCAGTTGCTGGAGCCGCTTTTTGTTGTTCGAATAGTCAATGGCCACGTTGCGTTCGATTTTTTGCTGCTTAACCAACCTGAACAAATCCTGCTCGAGGGTATGCTGTCCCTGTGCACGGCCTTCCCACATCATCTGGTAGATTTCTTCCAGGTTGTTGTTCTTAATGGCAGCACGCACAGATGGGGTAACCCAAAGCACTTCTTTGGCCAGGATTCGTCCGCCGCCTTTACGAGGAAGCAGCTTTTGTGACACAATGCAGCGCAGGACGTCGGCCAATCGGTTTCGCACGCGCTCTTGTTCTTCCGGCGTATATTCTGCCACAATACGGGCAACACTTTCTACGGCAGAACTGGTATGCAGCGTCGAAAATACCTTATGGCCAGAGTCTGTGACTTCGAGCGCTGCTGAAATGGTTTTAGGATCGCGCATCTCACCAATAACAATGATGTCTGGATCCTGTCGCAGTGCCTGAACCACACCATCATGGAAGCACATCACATCTTTGCCAACTTCGCGGTGGCGCACAATGCATTGCTTCGACATGTGGATATACTCAATCGGGTTACCGATGATTACGATGTGACCGGCAACACGTGAGTTGTTTGCATCAACAATCGAATCCAGTGTTGTACTTTTACCAGATCCCGTAACGCCAGTAATCAGGGTGAGTCCATCCCGAACATGGTCAAACATGAGTCCGTTTTTAATGGTCGGGTGAAAGCCCAGGCCATCAATCGAACGAAGCTCGTTGGCAATCGCACGAATATTGATGGCCACGCCATCGTTATCAAAGTAAATTGAAACACGGTACCGGTGCCAGGTACCCATGTCGACGCCTCCCATCACCTGGTATGAAATATCAACCGCGCATTTTACAAGCAGTTTTTCTATTTCATCGTTGGTAAGCAGGCTTAGAATCAGGATATTAGTCTCATCGATGGTATAGCGACCGAGTTCAAGGCGCGGTTTTTTCTCGCCATCAATACGGCTCCATACCGAGCCACCACTAGCAAAGCCGCCAGCATCGATATCAGATGCGCCGGCGTGAATCATATAGCGCATAAAATGCTCTACAACGTCCTGCAATTGCCCACGCTCATCTACAGGTACAGCCTGCACTTGCTTGGCAGTAAAACGAATGCGTTCTATACCCTGGAGATTTCGGGGAATAGAATCGTAGATTTTATCACACATCGCCGGAATTTCGGGGGCTTGCTCAAGCTTTTGCTTGTACAACGCTTTTTGCGGCGAAAAATCGGAGGGCGGGGCGTACTTGCTGGTCTTTCCCTTGGGAGACGAAAAATCTTGCTGATCAGCAACCAGTTGCTCAAATGTCATTGGTTTTGATAGGCGCGTTGTGGGGACAAACGGGGCCGTGCTTCCGCGGCATAATCCAGGCAGGACGGAGCAGGGTATTGGGGGAATTTACTGGTGGGTATCGACGACGCGCTGAAAAACCTTAAACAGCCACGTAAGGGTGCGCTTTGATGAACGCGATAGAACGGCGATTAAATTCTTCGGGCTGGTCTACATTACATACGTGCCCGGAATCCTGGATAATTTGCAACACGCTATGTTTGTGCCGGCTCACAAGCGCTTTAACGGGTGGTAAAAAGAGGTGGTCTTCATCCCCCATCAGGTAGAGGGTAGGCACCGGCATTTCTTTTTCGCGGAAGAAACGCAGCAAGGGGTTGACTTCGGAGGTAAGCTTGAACCAGCGAATAAACTCTTTCTGACAGAGTTTTTTTGCTTCATTGATAAAGAGCAGCCGTGACTTCCGGTGCCGGCGACGCGGCATGATAATCCAGGCAAACAGGCTATAAAGCCACAGGTAAGGGATCACGCGTTTAAACAACTGCCCCACCCCAACCAGAAAACGCGACCGAAAATTCAGCCGCACAACAGCTCCGCCCAGCACAATCGAAGCAACACGATCCGGCGCTATTTCGCTGAGCGTACGAATAATAATAGACCCGAGAGAAATGCCGATAAAGTGTGCTTTCTCGATGTTGAGATCATCAAGCACATCAACAACTTCACTGCTAATGTCTTCAAAGGTGTAATTCAGAAAGTGCAGATTGCCTTTCTGGACTTGCGACTTGCCGTGACCGCGCAGATCTACCATCAACACATTGAAATGCTCAGCGTAGGCTCGCACCTGGCGAAACCAGATAGAAGAACTACCGCCGGCACCATGCACAAACACCACCCAATCGTGTTCAGGGCCCAGGTAATATGTTCGATGGTGTAGCTTCAATGGATCGTTTGATGCTGTTTTGCGCATAGATGATACACATAACGTGAACCTTCTACCCACGGACGGTCTTCATCTATATCCTACTCACGTGCGTTAATTTTGTTATCGTCCTGCGGCAATCAAATTTAACGCAGGCATGCATTAAAATAATACCGCAGGTACACCTCCTGCCCGGGCCTGGCTATCAATTTACCCATCAGCCAATCTAAATGCTCAAATGAGAACTAGAGTGCGTTATTAGCGTAAATTAAAGCAAATTACTGACCCGTTACTTTACGCTTGTCTTTATCAAGGTCGACTTTACACCTTTATTCGTCATCCATCTGGTATAGCGTAACGCGTAACCCTCCAGCGTCAAAGCCAATCCCGATTCATCGCCTATGTACAGGTTACTCACAGTTCTCGCTTCCATTGTCCTTTTAACGGCCTGCAAGTCTGCAGCTCCCCTCGACACACCTCCGCCTGAAATCATCG
The DNA window shown above is from Bacteroidota bacterium and carries:
- a CDS encoding ATPase, T2SS/T4P/T4SS family gives rise to the protein MTFEQLVADQQDFSSPKGKTSKYAPPSDFSPQKALYKQKLEQAPEIPAMCDKIYDSIPRNLQGIERIRFTAKQVQAVPVDERGQLQDVVEHFMRYMIHAGASDIDAGGFASGGSVWSRIDGEKKPRLELGRYTIDETNILILSLLTNDEIEKLLVKCAVDISYQVMGGVDMGTWHRYRVSIYFDNDGVAINIRAIANELRSIDGLGFHPTIKNGLMFDHVRDGLTLITGVTGSGKSTTLDSIVDANNSRVAGHIVIIGNPIEYIHMSKQCIVRHREVGKDVMCFHDGVVQALRQDPDIIVIGEMRDPKTISAALEVTDSGHKVFSTLHTSSAVESVARIVAEYTPEEQERVRNRLADVLRCIVSQKLLPRKGGGRILAKEVLWVTPSVRAAIKNNNLEEIYQMMWEGRAQGQHTLEQDLFRLVKQQKIERNVAIDYSNNKKRLQQLMGVY
- a CDS encoding alpha/beta hydrolase — protein: MRKTASNDPLKLHHRTYYLGPEHDWVVFVHGAGGSSSIWFRQVRAYAEHFNVLMVDLRGHGKSQVQKGNLHFLNYTFEDISSEVVDVLDDLNIEKAHFIGISLGSIIIRTLSEIAPDRVASIVLGGAVVRLNFRSRFLVGVGQLFKRVIPYLWLYSLFAWIIMPRRRHRKSRLLFINEAKKLCQKEFIRWFKLTSEVNPLLRFFREKEMPVPTLYLMGDEDHLFLPPVKALVSRHKHSVLQIIQDSGHVCNVDQPEEFNRRSIAFIKAHPYVAV